A DNA window from Ahaetulla prasina isolate Xishuangbanna chromosome 7, ASM2864084v1, whole genome shotgun sequence contains the following coding sequences:
- the HMGXB4 gene encoding HMG domain-containing protein 4 isoform X1: protein MDLLKAINTPLTTSSKSSKRTLEKPSHSSFSAANYSEGKKEHHKKKLSGSSDPPLDDGTFHKSKKIKPPYVNTEMLTLREPDGLKMKLILSPKEKGGTIAEDPFPHSGATKKTSKKSSRDEQILQPSSHDTHSFLKSRKKHKPPTDPHPLSPAEGFSPDTSLFPEGQSSDFELSNLEPQMESGSSSGGELEAGELVIDDSYREIKKKKKSKKSKKKKDKEKHKEKKHSKLKKSSGLSSSPAAVEITPQLPVSPTSIQFALPAPPPSSSPLPPVFCTDSLNEKKKKKEEKEKIEKIEKEKPKKKNMSAYQVFCKEYRVNIVAEHPGIDFGELSKKLAEVWKQLPEKDKLVWKQKAQYLQHKQNKAEATTVKRKAMSSEGSPKLKASLASMPSPHKKSPTSTMVLSSSPVKVPETDPIDVAAHLQLLGESLSLIGHRLQETEGMVAISGSLSVLLDSIICALGPLTCLTSQLPELNGCPKHVLSNTLDNIAYIMPGL, encoded by the exons ATGGATTTGCTTAAAGCCATCAACACTCCTTTAACTACCAGCTCCAAATCATCTAAAAGGACTTTGGAAAAACCATCTCATTCTTCATTCAGTGCTGCCAATTATTCAGAGGGTAAGAAGGAACATCACAAGAAGAAGCTGAGTGGAAGCAGCGATCCACCCTTGGATGATGGTACTTTCCATAAgtccaaaaaaataaaaccaccaTATGTAAACACTGAAATGCTGACCTTACGTGAGCCTGATGGCTTAAAAATGAAACTAATCCTCTCACCAAAAGAGAAAGGGGGTACCATAGCAGAAGATCCCTTTCCACATTCTGGAGCTACAAAAAAGACCTCTAAGAAGTCTAGTCGGGATGAACAAATCTTGCAGCCCTCAAGCCATGATACACACAGCTTCTTGAAATCCCGCAAGAAGCACAAGCCACCTACAGATCCCCATCCCCTTTCTCCTGCTGAGGGCTTCAGCCCAGACACATCCCTCTTCCCTGAAGGCCAAAGCAGTGATTTTGAGCTTTCAAACTTGGAACCACAAATGGAATCTGGATCTTCATCTGGAGGTGAGTTGGAAGCTGGAGAACTAGTCATTGACGATTCATATCgggagataaaaaagaaaaagaaatcaaagaagagtaaaaagaagaaagacaagGAGAAACACAAGGAGAAAAAACACTCTAAATTGAAGAAGAGTTCTGGACTCTCTTCATCACCAGCAGCAGTGGAAATAACACCACAACTGCCTGTTTCTCCAACTAGCATCCAGTTTGCTCTACctgcccctcctccttcttcctcaccACTGCCACCTGTTTTCTGTACAGATAGCCTgaatgagaaaaagaagaagaaagaagaaaaagagaagattgagaaaatagaaaaagaaaag ccaaagaagaaaaatatgtctGCCTACCAAGTATTCTGTAAGGAATATCGTGTGAACATTGTGGCTGAACATCCAGGAATAG ATTTTGGTGAGCTGAGCAAAAAGCTAGCAGAGGTTTGGAAACAGCTTCCAGAGAAAGATAAACTG GTTTGGAAGCAGAAGGCTCAGTATTTGCAACATAAGCAGAATAAAGCAGAAGCGACAACAGTGAAGAGGAAAGCAATGTCATCTGAAGGTTCCCCAAAATTGAAAG CTTCTCTAGCAAGCATGCCTTCACCCCATAAAAAGTCCCCAACTAGTACAATGGTATTATCCTCTTCACCAGTGAAGGTTCCCGAGACAGATCCCATTGATGTAGCTGCACATCTGCAACTACTGGGAGAGTCTCTGAGTCTTATTGGCCACAGGCTGCAGGAGACTGAA GGAATGGTAGCCATATCAGGAAGTTTATCAGTACTCCTGGATTCAATTATTTGTGCTCTGGGTCCTTTGACTTGTCTCACATCCCAGTTACCTGAGCTAAATGGCTGCCCCAAACATGTTTTG TCAAACACATTAGATAATATTGCCTACATAATGCCCGGTCTTTGA
- the HMGXB4 gene encoding HMG domain-containing protein 4 isoform X2, whose amino-acid sequence MDLLKAINTPLTTSSKSSKRTLEKPSHSSFSAANYSEGKKEHHKKKLSGSSDPPLDDGTFHKSKKIKPPYVNTEMLTLREPDGLKMKLILSPKEKGGTIAEDPFPHSGATKKTSKKSSRDEQILQPSSHDTHSFLKSRKKHKPPTDPHPLSPAEGFSPDTSLFPEGQSSDFELSNLEPQMESGSSSGDSLNEKKKKKEEKEKIEKIEKEKPKKKNMSAYQVFCKEYRVNIVAEHPGIDFGELSKKLAEVWKQLPEKDKLVWKQKAQYLQHKQNKAEATTVKRKAMSSEGSPKLKASLASMPSPHKKSPTSTMVLSSSPVKVPETDPIDVAAHLQLLGESLSLIGHRLQETEGMVAISGSLSVLLDSIICALGPLTCLTSQLPELNGCPKHVLSNTLDNIAYIMPGL is encoded by the exons ATGGATTTGCTTAAAGCCATCAACACTCCTTTAACTACCAGCTCCAAATCATCTAAAAGGACTTTGGAAAAACCATCTCATTCTTCATTCAGTGCTGCCAATTATTCAGAGGGTAAGAAGGAACATCACAAGAAGAAGCTGAGTGGAAGCAGCGATCCACCCTTGGATGATGGTACTTTCCATAAgtccaaaaaaataaaaccaccaTATGTAAACACTGAAATGCTGACCTTACGTGAGCCTGATGGCTTAAAAATGAAACTAATCCTCTCACCAAAAGAGAAAGGGGGTACCATAGCAGAAGATCCCTTTCCACATTCTGGAGCTACAAAAAAGACCTCTAAGAAGTCTAGTCGGGATGAACAAATCTTGCAGCCCTCAAGCCATGATACACACAGCTTCTTGAAATCCCGCAAGAAGCACAAGCCACCTACAGATCCCCATCCCCTTTCTCCTGCTGAGGGCTTCAGCCCAGACACATCCCTCTTCCCTGAAGGCCAAAGCAGTGATTTTGAGCTTTCAAACTTGGAACCACAAATGGAATCTGGATCTTCATCTGGAG ATAGCCTgaatgagaaaaagaagaagaaagaagaaaaagagaagattgagaaaatagaaaaagaaaag ccaaagaagaaaaatatgtctGCCTACCAAGTATTCTGTAAGGAATATCGTGTGAACATTGTGGCTGAACATCCAGGAATAG ATTTTGGTGAGCTGAGCAAAAAGCTAGCAGAGGTTTGGAAACAGCTTCCAGAGAAAGATAAACTG GTTTGGAAGCAGAAGGCTCAGTATTTGCAACATAAGCAGAATAAAGCAGAAGCGACAACAGTGAAGAGGAAAGCAATGTCATCTGAAGGTTCCCCAAAATTGAAAG CTTCTCTAGCAAGCATGCCTTCACCCCATAAAAAGTCCCCAACTAGTACAATGGTATTATCCTCTTCACCAGTGAAGGTTCCCGAGACAGATCCCATTGATGTAGCTGCACATCTGCAACTACTGGGAGAGTCTCTGAGTCTTATTGGCCACAGGCTGCAGGAGACTGAA GGAATGGTAGCCATATCAGGAAGTTTATCAGTACTCCTGGATTCAATTATTTGTGCTCTGGGTCCTTTGACTTGTCTCACATCCCAGTTACCTGAGCTAAATGGCTGCCCCAAACATGTTTTG TCAAACACATTAGATAATATTGCCTACATAATGCCCGGTCTTTGA